A single window of Syntrophus aciditrophicus SB DNA harbors:
- a CDS encoding LysM peptidoglycan-binding domain-containing protein, with translation MTSPVKIFTTHKLMVLMVWLGLICIFCLPSNSLAANRILNIRHWVAPDHTRIVIDTREAARYQVVKEGQVLSLYFRNCDMQESIPNAMLLKKRGIEKILHEPVGSRRYKVDFFLDEKVETTVFNLKKVEDKPYRIVIDIKFPDVEKKEVEERAQARVQQRHRIIVIDPGHGGDDPGAVGNGGTYEKDVVLEISRKLKAFLNQQQGYRAFLTREGDYYVPFKKRMQIAREYGAAMFISVHADAAPNREARGSSVYCLSLGGASSVAARIIASKENLADLIGGSPNGESSEASDPIILNMCQTNTLNLSRNFGTVLLDSLGGVGHVKFRAVQEADFRVLKLPEIPSVLVETAYISNSEEEELLKDYAFQLRIAEAMGKAICNFEPSIPLTPSITPAVLVRNERDTKKAEPFQSPLAPVSKKVSLHESKDENPPTILFHKVKRGETLQKIALRYDIPLADLARLNTIRIQDPLLAGKKLKIAKLANAETSENERTAANRNPVSPRIPEKEKDRPSFHKVRRGETLDAIARQYGTSLANLLKINGMTMKDPLFAGAAIKVKGDETVNRGGEDGAGNITRRIAKNSQAVRSSSRVASVSSYEVKKGDSLDSIAREHNTTLSALMELNSMKRTDKLLAGTKIRLPESASSKELKETKTLSSVARPVAGKKKGELITYKVKRGDTLDTIARKYKTRIDVLLSLNNMKLTDPLYANQPLKLPGDSSFF, from the coding sequence ATGACGAGTCCAGTAAAAATTTTCACTACACATAAGTTAATGGTTTTAATGGTCTGGCTGGGGCTGATATGTATTTTCTGTCTGCCGTCCAATTCCCTGGCCGCCAACAGAATCCTGAATATCCGTCATTGGGTCGCGCCGGATCATACCCGAATAGTCATCGATACTCGTGAGGCAGCCCGCTATCAGGTTGTAAAGGAAGGCCAGGTGCTGTCCCTTTATTTCAGAAACTGCGACATGCAGGAATCCATTCCCAATGCGATGCTCCTGAAAAAAAGAGGTATTGAGAAAATTCTGCATGAGCCCGTCGGCAGCCGCAGATACAAAGTGGATTTTTTCCTTGATGAGAAAGTGGAAACCACGGTTTTCAATTTAAAAAAGGTGGAAGACAAGCCTTATCGTATCGTTATCGATATTAAATTTCCAGATGTCGAAAAAAAGGAAGTCGAGGAGAGAGCTCAGGCCAGGGTGCAGCAGAGGCATAGAATAATCGTTATCGATCCCGGACATGGCGGTGACGATCCTGGGGCTGTTGGCAATGGGGGAACTTACGAAAAAGACGTTGTTCTGGAAATCAGCAGGAAGCTCAAGGCTTTCTTGAATCAGCAACAGGGATATCGTGCTTTTCTGACGCGGGAAGGAGACTATTACGTCCCATTCAAGAAAAGGATGCAGATTGCAAGAGAATACGGCGCGGCCATGTTTATCAGTGTGCACGCCGATGCCGCACCGAACCGGGAGGCAAGGGGCAGTTCGGTTTATTGTCTCTCCCTGGGCGGGGCCAGCAGTGTGGCTGCAAGGATTATAGCGAGCAAGGAAAACCTCGCCGACCTCATCGGCGGTTCTCCCAATGGGGAATCCAGTGAAGCATCCGACCCTATCATTCTCAACATGTGCCAGACGAACACATTGAATTTATCCAGGAATTTTGGAACGGTCCTGTTGGATAGTCTGGGAGGGGTGGGCCATGTGAAATTCAGGGCAGTCCAGGAAGCTGATTTCCGGGTTTTGAAACTTCCTGAAATTCCATCCGTTCTTGTAGAAACAGCATACATATCCAATTCGGAAGAAGAGGAATTGTTAAAAGATTATGCTTTTCAGTTGAGAATTGCAGAGGCCATGGGAAAAGCCATCTGCAATTTCGAACCCTCCATCCCGCTGACGCCATCCATAACACCAGCCGTTCTGGTCCGCAATGAACGCGATACAAAAAAGGCTGAACCCTTTCAAAGTCCGCTAGCACCGGTGAGCAAAAAAGTATCCCTCCATGAATCAAAGGATGAAAATCCCCCCACCATCCTTTTTCATAAGGTAAAAAGAGGAGAAACCCTGCAGAAAATAGCCCTCCGATATGATATCCCCCTTGCCGATCTGGCCCGATTAAACACCATCCGGATTCAGGACCCTCTTCTGGCGGGAAAGAAGCTGAAGATCGCAAAATTAGCCAACGCCGAAACTTCTGAGAATGAAAGGACGGCAGCGAATAGAAATCCTGTCTCACCCCGGATACCGGAAAAGGAAAAGGACCGGCCTTCCTTCCATAAAGTGCGGCGGGGAGAAACCCTGGATGCCATAGCGCGTCAATATGGGACTTCGCTTGCAAATCTTCTCAAAATAAATGGAATGACGATGAAAGATCCTCTCTTCGCAGGCGCTGCGATAAAAGTGAAGGGTGACGAGACCGTCAATCGTGGCGGGGAGGATGGAGCCGGCAACATCACAAGGAGAATCGCAAAAAATTCTCAGGCTGTCAGGTCATCGTCACGGGTTGCCTCTGTGTCCTCTTATGAAGTCAAAAAAGGCGACAGCCTCGATTCCATCGCCCGGGAGCATAATACGACTCTGTCCGCTCTTATGGAGCTCAATTCCATGAAGAGAACCGACAAGTTGCTCGCGGGAACGAAAATCAGGCTTCCCGAATCAGCGTCGAGCAAAGAATTAAAAGAGACGAAAACTCTATCGTCCGTGGCAAGACCCGTCGCCGGAAAGAAGAAAGGCGAACTGATTACCTACAAAGTGAAACGGGGCGATACCCTGGATACGATCGCCCGCAAGTATAAAACGCGGATCGATGTCCTGCTCTCACTGAATAACATGAAGCTGACCGATCCTTTGTATGCCAATCAGCCCTTGAAGCTTCCCGGGGATTCATCCTTTTTCTAA
- a CDS encoding IS630 family transposase (programmed frameshift), producing the protein MSLRYRVTLTQDERKELEALTRRGKTHARRVIHARALLLCDAGIDGPAWNVADIAKALGITSRTIEHLKKRFVTDGLESAMERKPREKPPREILFDGAFEARLIALACSEAPEGHQRWTVRLLADKVVELNIAPSISHMTVQRNFKKNELRPHLSKYWKIPPKGSAAFVAAMEDLLEVYHLPYDADYPVVCMDESCKQMIGEVREPIPCKPGQPVRVDDEYVRNGVAEIFMEVEPLAGKRHVAVTERRTRKDWALQIKQMLDERYPDAIKVRLVMDNLNTHNIASLYETFEPKEARRLAERLDIHYTPKHGSWLNMAEIELSVLNGQCLDRRIADMETMQAEVDAWERDRNNSSKIIDWQFTTSDARIKLKRLYPNL; encoded by the exons CGAGAAGAGTTATACATGCCCGGGCTTTATTGCTTTGTGACGCCGGAATTGATGGGCCGGCATGGAATGTTGCCGACATTGCAAAGGCGCTTGGAATAACAAGCCGCACGATTGAACATTTAAAAAAGCGGTTTGTAACGGATGGCCTTGAATCTGCGATGGAGCGCAAACCACGGGAAAAACCGCCAAGAGAAATCTTGTTTGACGGTGCATTTGAAGCAAGGCTGATCGCCTTGGCTTGCTCAGAGGCTCCCGAGGGACACCAACGATGGACAGTCAGACTTCTTGCCGATAAGGTTGTCGAGCTGAACATCGCTCCATCCATATCGCATATGACTGTGCAGCGGA ATTTTAAAAAAAACGAACTTAGACCTCACCTCAGCAAGTACTGGAAAATCCCGCCGAAAGGAAGCGCAGCATTTGTAGCCGCGATGGAGGATCTTTTGGAAGTCTACCATCTGCCATATGATGCTGATTATCCGGTGGTATGCATGGACGAGTCTTGCAAGCAAATGATCGGAGAAGTCCGTGAGCCGATACCGTGCAAACCGGGACAACCGGTGCGCGTTGACGACGAATACGTCAGAAACGGCGTCGCAGAAATATTCATGGAAGTGGAACCGTTGGCGGGCAAAAGACATGTGGCGGTGACGGAACGCCGCACCAGGAAGGATTGGGCGTTGCAGATCAAACAGATGCTTGATGAACGCTATCCTGACGCAATCAAAGTGCGACTGGTTATGGACAATTTGAATACGCACAATATCGCCTCACTCTATGAAACATTTGAGCCCAAGGAGGCCAGACGCCTGGCGGAACGGCTTGACATCCATTATACGCCGAAGCATGGAAGCTGGCTCAACATGGCAGAAATTGAACTCAGCGTTCTGAATGGTCAATGCCTTGATCGACGGATCGCCGACATGGAAACCATGCAGGCCGAAGTGGATGCATGGGAAAGAGACCGAAACAACAGCTCCAAAATAATTGATTGGCAATTTACTACCTCAGACGCTCGGATCAAGCTGAAACGTCTTTATCCGAATTTATAG